The following proteins are encoded in a genomic region of Thioclava nitratireducens:
- a CDS encoding IS3 family transposase (programmed frameshift), producing the protein MKRTRFTDEQIIGILAEHEAGAKCADLCRKHGMSEGTFYNWKAKFGGMTVPEAKRLKTLEDENAKLKKLLAEQMLDLAAMKELVFKKVVTPALKREAVAHLKAQFGLSERRACRIAGADRKMVRYQTQRAPDTVLRGRLRELANERRRFGYRRLFVLLRREGEASGINRIYRLYREEGLTVRKRKARRKAVGTRAPILVEARPNARWSLDFVHDQFANGQRFRVLNVVDDVTRECLAAIPDTSISGRRVARELTALIERRGKPGMIVSDNGTELTSNAILTFATAHRIEWHYIAPGKPMQNGFVESFNGRMRDELLNETMFRNLAHARIVIAAWAANYNTERPHSALDYQTPADYARALTSAIARPAARDDSSARRAIAQPAPIGVNTNRAPVAAG; encoded by the exons ATGAAGCGAACGAGATTCACGGACGAGCAGATCATCGGCATCCTGGCCGAACACGAGGCAGGCGCGAAGTGCGCGGACTTGTGCCGCAAGCACGGCATGTCGGAAGGGACCTTCTATAACTGGAAGGCGAAGTTCGGCGGCATGACGGTGCCGGAGGCAAAGCGGCTGAAGACGCTCGAAGACGAGAACGCCAAGCTGAAGAAGCTGCTGGCCGAGCAGATGCTGGACCTGGCGGCGATGAAGGAACTGGTTT TCAAAAAAGTGGTAACGCCTGCCTTGAAGCGCGAGGCGGTCGCGCATCTGAAGGCCCAGTTCGGGCTCTCGGAACGGCGGGCGTGCCGGATTGCCGGGGCGGATCGCAAGATGGTCCGCTACCAGACGCAGCGTGCGCCGGACACGGTGCTGCGCGGGCGGTTGCGGGAGCTGGCCAACGAGCGTCGGCGGTTCGGCTATCGGCGGCTCTTCGTGCTGCTGCGGCGCGAGGGAGAAGCCTCGGGGATCAACCGGATCTACCGGCTCTACCGCGAAGAAGGCCTGACGGTGCGCAAACGAAAGGCACGGCGCAAGGCTGTCGGGACGCGAGCCCCGATCCTGGTCGAGGCGCGGCCCAATGCGCGATGGTCGTTGGATTTCGTTCACGACCAGTTCGCCAACGGTCAGCGTTTCCGGGTGCTCAACGTGGTCGACGATGTCACCCGGGAGTGCCTCGCGGCGATCCCGGACACCTCGATCTCGGGGCGCCGTGTGGCTCGTGAACTGACTGCCCTGATCGAGCGCCGCGGAAAGCCGGGGATGATCGTCTCTGACAACGGCACCGAACTGACCAGTAACGCAATCTTAACCTTCGCTACCGCGCACCGGATCGAGTGGCACTACATCGCCCCGGGCAAGCCGATGCAGAACGGCTTCGTGGAGAGCTTCAACGGGCGGATGCGGGACGAGCTGCTCAACGAGACCATGTTCCGAAACCTGGCCCACGCGCGGATCGTGATCGCCGCCTGGGCTGCCAACTACAATACCGAACGCCCGCACTCGGCCTTGGACTACCAGACACCGGCTGACTACGCGCGGGCCCTGACCTCCGCAATCGCCCGCCCCGCTGCGCGAGATGATAGCTCCGCGCGTCGGGCGATTGCTCAACCTGCGCCGATCGGCGTAAACACCAACCGGGCTCCGGTCGCGGCTGGATGA
- a CDS encoding cupin domain-containing protein → MIENARTRVTEWRFPAKGDNTGWHRHEHDYVVVPLADGQLELREPGGQTRFAELRKGVPYFREKGVRHDVVNYNAFEFAFIEIEFLDGGGS, encoded by the coding sequence TTGATCGAGAACGCCCGCACCCGCGTTACAGAATGGCGCTTCCCTGCCAAGGGGGACAATACTGGCTGGCATCGGCACGAGCATGACTATGTTGTGGTACCGCTTGCCGACGGGCAGCTCGAATTACGCGAACCGGGCGGGCAAACCCGGTTCGCGGAGTTGCGCAAGGGTGTTCCCTATTTTCGCGAGAAGGGTGTGCGGCATGACGTGGTGAATTACAATGCGTTCGAGTTCGCCTTCATCGAGATTGAATTCTTGGACGGCGGCGGCAGCTGA
- a CDS encoding biotin-dependent carboxyltransferase family protein, whose protein sequence is MPINVISSGIMTTIQDLGRPGYYHLGIPMGGAMDRLAMRTANLLVGNPEDAAGLESVFVGPELEFTEDATVAVCGAELPPRIDGEQQPTWTALSVKKGQVLSFDFLKAGARAYIAISGGIDTPPHLGSRATYPIGALGGVDGRAVQPGDSLPLGKASGKARPGTSVPEDYRRLPGATAKLRVLPGLYWHRITEESQRRFFEDIWKVANEADRMGYRFQGGRPLDFVPREQPFSAGSDPSNITDACYPYGSVQVPSGQEPIVLHRDAVSGGGYFMLGTVISADMDLIGQLQPNTTTQFVKVDMEAALAARKERKALIAAIREAVG, encoded by the coding sequence ATGCCGATTAACGTCATCTCCTCCGGCATCATGACCACGATTCAAGATTTGGGCCGGCCCGGTTATTACCATCTCGGCATTCCGATGGGCGGGGCAATGGATCGCTTGGCAATGCGCACGGCAAACCTGCTGGTGGGCAACCCCGAAGACGCCGCCGGGCTCGAATCCGTATTCGTCGGGCCGGAGTTGGAATTCACCGAGGACGCGACCGTCGCCGTTTGTGGCGCTGAGCTGCCGCCCCGTATCGACGGCGAGCAACAGCCGACCTGGACCGCGCTTTCCGTGAAGAAAGGGCAGGTGCTGTCTTTCGATTTCCTTAAGGCGGGGGCGCGGGCCTATATCGCCATCTCAGGCGGGATCGACACACCGCCACATCTGGGTAGCCGCGCCACCTATCCCATCGGGGCGCTTGGCGGTGTGGATGGTCGCGCGGTTCAGCCGGGCGACTCGCTCCCCCTGGGGAAGGCCAGCGGCAAGGCCCGCCCCGGTACTTCGGTTCCCGAAGATTACCGGCGCCTGCCCGGCGCAACGGCGAAGCTTCGGGTGCTCCCGGGTCTCTACTGGCACCGGATCACTGAAGAGTCGCAACGCCGTTTCTTCGAAGACATCTGGAAAGTGGCGAATGAGGCAGACCGGATGGGATATCGCTTCCAGGGTGGGCGACCGCTGGACTTCGTGCCTCGCGAACAGCCGTTCAGCGCAGGGTCGGACCCGTCCAACATAACCGATGCCTGCTATCCCTACGGCTCGGTCCAGGTGCCCAGCGGGCAGGAGCCCATCGTATTGCACCGCGATGCAGTGTCGGGCGGGGGCTATTTCATGTTGGGCACGGTGATCTCGGCCGACATGGACTTGATTGGACAACTGCAGCCGAACACGACGACGCAATTCGTGAAGGTGGACATGGAGGCCGCGCTTGCCGCGCGGAAGGAACGCAAGGCGCTCATTGCCGCCATCCGCGAGGCAGTCGGCTGA
- a CDS encoding 5-oxoprolinase subunit B family protein produces MSRYTFGGDEHVFVEVDEEMSLEAFFTSLAMTNAVREANIDGVIEICPANASFQIKFDPDKIHPQKMMDMLKEMEQTAEKKEAKLDTRIVEVPVYYQDPWTHETLMRFRERHQDPNGTDLDYAARINGFDSVEAFIKAHHSAPWFVSMVGFVSGLPFLYQMVDRSRQIQVPKYLRPRTDTPKQTVGYGGSFSCIYSVRGAGGYQMFGITPMTIYDPKQEAPYLRDFMVFFKPGDIVKWRPINREEYDSINADVQAGRFEPRTKDVVFSLDDFNADMDGTNAKLMEALYAD; encoded by the coding sequence ATGAGCCGATACACATTCGGAGGCGATGAGCATGTCTTCGTCGAGGTTGACGAGGAAATGTCGCTCGAGGCGTTCTTCACGTCATTGGCGATGACCAACGCCGTGCGAGAGGCTAATATCGACGGCGTGATCGAGATCTGCCCGGCTAACGCCTCGTTTCAAATCAAGTTCGACCCCGACAAGATCCATCCACAGAAAATGATGGATATGCTCAAAGAGATGGAGCAGACCGCCGAGAAAAAGGAGGCCAAGCTCGACACCCGCATCGTCGAAGTTCCCGTCTATTACCAGGATCCCTGGACACACGAGACCCTGATGCGGTTCCGAGAGCGTCACCAGGACCCCAACGGGACGGATCTTGACTACGCCGCGCGCATCAACGGTTTCGACAGCGTAGAAGCGTTCATCAAGGCGCATCACAGTGCGCCGTGGTTTGTCTCGATGGTGGGTTTCGTCTCGGGGCTTCCTTTTCTGTACCAGATGGTCGATCGCTCGCGGCAGATTCAGGTGCCGAAATATCTGCGGCCCCGCACCGATACGCCGAAACAGACTGTTGGATATGGCGGCTCGTTTTCCTGCATCTATTCCGTGCGCGGCGCTGGCGGTTACCAGATGTTCGGCATCACGCCGATGACCATTTACGACCCCAAGCAGGAAGCACCTTACCTGCGGGACTTCATGGTGTTCTTCAAACCTGGCGACATCGTAAAATGGCGGCCCATCAATCGCGAAGAGTACGACTCGATTAACGCAGATGTCCAGGCTGGGCGGTTCGAGCCGCGAACGAAGGACGTGGTCTTTTCGCTCGACGATTTCAATGCCGACATGGACGGCACCAACGCCAAGCTGATGGAGGCCCTCTATGCCGATTAA
- a CDS encoding acetyl-CoA carboxylase biotin carboxylase subunit: protein MAEDLPIKTILIANRGEIACRVNRAAKELGLQVVQVVSEADIDSLAARLADEVKVIGPPAAAKSYLDTDAILAAAKESGADAIHPGYGFLSESADFADAVEAAGLIFVGPSGDTIRLMGDKAAAREQARKVGVPTVPGSDGVIADMDAALELAEAVGFPVMIKATAGGGGRGIRIADDAETFRKLAPQAANEAKSAFGDGGIYVEKVIERARHIEVQVLGDGHDVVHFYDRECSLQRRRQKVWEEAPSAALNDDTRKRLCDAAVALARSVRYRGAGTVEFLFDDLTGAFHFIEMNTRIQVEHPVTEMICDTDLVAAMIRVCAGSPLGLTQADIAREGHAIEVRLNAEDPANAFMPFPGVVSRLKLPKGEGIRFDHMLYEGYAIPPFYDSLLGKLIVWAPDRAGAIARLEGALGNLEIDGLPTTAPLFAALAQDRDVQSNAVHTRWLELWLEHAADTLTKQGETTT from the coding sequence ATGGCAGAAGATCTTCCGATTAAGACGATCCTGATTGCCAACCGGGGCGAGATTGCCTGCCGGGTGAACCGCGCGGCGAAGGAGCTGGGTCTGCAGGTCGTGCAGGTCGTCAGCGAAGCCGACATTGACAGCCTTGCGGCCCGGCTCGCTGACGAGGTCAAGGTAATCGGCCCGCCAGCGGCAGCGAAATCCTATCTGGATACTGACGCGATCCTGGCCGCCGCGAAGGAAAGCGGCGCTGACGCCATCCATCCCGGCTATGGCTTTCTGTCGGAAAGCGCCGACTTTGCAGATGCGGTTGAGGCCGCGGGCCTGATATTCGTGGGTCCGTCCGGGGACACAATCCGGCTGATGGGCGACAAGGCCGCGGCTCGGGAACAGGCGCGCAAGGTCGGTGTGCCCACCGTTCCCGGCAGCGACGGCGTGATTGCCGACATGGATGCTGCGCTGGAGCTGGCCGAGGCAGTTGGGTTCCCCGTAATGATCAAGGCGACGGCTGGCGGCGGCGGCCGAGGCATTCGTATCGCCGACGACGCCGAGACCTTCCGCAAACTCGCGCCTCAAGCCGCGAACGAAGCAAAATCGGCCTTCGGCGACGGCGGTATCTACGTCGAGAAGGTCATCGAACGCGCCCGACACATAGAGGTTCAAGTGCTGGGCGACGGCCACGATGTCGTGCATTTCTACGACCGCGAATGTTCACTTCAGCGCCGGCGGCAGAAGGTATGGGAAGAGGCGCCCTCGGCCGCGCTGAATGACGATACGCGCAAGCGCTTGTGCGACGCGGCCGTCGCGCTGGCCCGTTCGGTGCGATATCGCGGCGCAGGGACGGTGGAATTCCTTTTCGATGATCTGACGGGTGCGTTTCATTTCATCGAGATGAATACGCGCATCCAGGTCGAGCATCCGGTGACCGAGATGATCTGCGACACCGATCTCGTGGCCGCTATGATCCGGGTCTGCGCAGGTTCCCCGCTGGGACTGACGCAGGCCGATATCGCCCGGGAGGGGCACGCCATCGAAGTGCGCCTGAACGCCGAAGACCCGGCCAATGCTTTCATGCCGTTTCCAGGGGTGGTGAGCCGGCTGAAGCTGCCCAAGGGCGAGGGTATTCGCTTCGACCACATGCTCTATGAGGGCTATGCGATTCCGCCCTTCTACGACTCGCTCTTAGGCAAGCTAATAGTCTGGGCCCCGGACCGTGCGGGGGCGATCGCTCGCCTCGAGGGGGCTCTCGGCAATCTGGAGATCGACGGGCTGCCCACCACCGCCCCACTCTTCGCGGCGCTTGCGCAGGATCGGGATGTGCAATCCAACGCGGTGCACACCCGTTGGCTGGAGCTCTGGCTGGAACATGCCGCCGATACACTCACCAAGCAGGGAGAGACAACGACATGA
- a CDS encoding acetyl-CoA carboxylase, which translates to MAKHEIKSPIPGTFYRKPSPNEPPFKEPGDKVTKGDTIALVEVMKTFHEIKADAEGTITSFPVDDGEPITAGLTIAELD; encoded by the coding sequence ATGGCGAAACACGAAATCAAGAGCCCGATCCCGGGAACCTTCTATCGCAAGCCCTCGCCGAACGAGCCGCCCTTCAAGGAGCCGGGCGACAAGGTCACAAAGGGCGACACCATCGCGCTGGTCGAGGTGATGAAGACCTTTCACGAGATCAAGGCCGATGCCGAGGGGACGATCACATCTTTCCCTGTCGATGATGGCGAGCCCATCACCGCAGGCCTGACCATCGCCGAACTGGATTGA
- a CDS encoding LamB/YcsF family protein, whose product MRAEINCDMGESFGLYRMGNDAEIMPHITQANVACGFHASDPGHMHQTVALAKTHGVKVGAHVSLPDLPGFGRREMKIEREEMANIILYQIGALSAFLKQADVALSHIKPHGALYGMAAREPHIAEAVADAALVYGVPVTGLSGTLHEKVYTERGVTFLPEFFADLDYDDEGRLIITREHEAVSPDLAASRVVAAVRDRTLTTVGGKTLPVKAETICIHSDTPNSVEIARAVHEALGQLKTA is encoded by the coding sequence ATGCGGGCGGAGATCAACTGTGACATGGGCGAGAGTTTCGGCCTTTACCGGATGGGCAATGACGCAGAGATCATGCCCCATATCACGCAGGCGAACGTGGCCTGCGGGTTTCATGCCTCCGACCCAGGCCACATGCACCAGACGGTGGCATTGGCCAAGACCCACGGGGTAAAGGTGGGCGCCCATGTCTCATTGCCCGATCTGCCCGGTTTTGGCCGGCGCGAGATGAAAATCGAGCGCGAGGAAATGGCGAACATAATCCTTTACCAAATCGGGGCGCTCAGTGCGTTCCTAAAGCAGGCGGATGTCGCGCTTAGCCATATCAAGCCCCATGGCGCGCTTTACGGAATGGCGGCGCGCGAGCCGCATATCGCCGAAGCGGTGGCCGACGCGGCGCTCGTCTACGGGGTTCCGGTTACGGGACTTTCCGGCACTCTGCATGAAAAGGTCTATACCGAGCGCGGCGTTACCTTCCTGCCGGAGTTCTTTGCCGATCTCGATTATGATGACGAGGGGCGGCTCATCATCACCCGTGAGCACGAAGCGGTGTCTCCCGACCTTGCTGCCAGCCGAGTTGTAGCGGCGGTGCGCGACCGCACTCTGACGACCGTGGGTGGCAAGACGCTGCCGGTGAAAGCCGAGACTATTTGCATTCATTCGGACACGCCGAATTCGGTCGAGATCGCCCGCGCGGTGCACGAAGCGCTGGGGCAACTCAAAACGGCCTGA
- a CDS encoding LysR family transcriptional regulator: protein MLAARQRSGYFEELKFENKKEDIQKMKEPSLRQIRYFTAVANAGQVSRAAKVLNVSQSALTNAVKQLEDIVGVSLFKRHGGGVTLTYEGNIFLDHALRVLAVVDEAVRSPSRKRDDVNGRLRLAMTYTVAGYYIPPHIERFQRAFPGVQLELTEAPRDRIEDGLASGSFDLAVMLTSNIIDQEGLEFETLMQSRRRLWLASRHPLLSQNNVTLADVAREPYIMLTVDEASNTAQRYWNQTAYRPNTVFRTSSVEAVRSFVAGGMGVTILSDMVYRPWSLDGRRVEVISLADKVPTMDVGLAWPANVPLGSAASAFREFMHLGDEAS from the coding sequence TTGCTTGCAGCGCGCCAGCGCAGTGGTTACTTTGAGGAGTTGAAATTCGAAAACAAAAAAGAAGATATTCAAAAAATGAAAGAGCCGTCGCTTCGCCAGATCCGCTACTTCACGGCCGTGGCCAATGCCGGGCAGGTTTCGCGCGCGGCCAAAGTGCTCAATGTCTCGCAATCAGCCCTTACCAACGCGGTGAAACAGCTCGAGGACATTGTGGGCGTTTCTCTTTTCAAGCGTCATGGCGGAGGTGTCACACTGACATACGAAGGCAACATTTTCCTCGATCATGCACTACGGGTCCTGGCGGTGGTAGACGAGGCCGTGCGTTCGCCCAGCCGCAAGCGCGACGATGTCAACGGGCGCCTGCGCCTTGCGATGACCTATACCGTCGCGGGCTATTACATCCCGCCGCATATCGAGCGCTTCCAGCGCGCCTTCCCCGGTGTACAGCTCGAACTGACCGAAGCGCCTCGTGACAGAATCGAGGACGGCCTCGCCTCGGGCAGCTTCGACCTTGCGGTGATGCTGACCTCGAACATCATCGACCAGGAAGGGCTCGAATTCGAAACCCTCATGCAGTCGCGCCGCCGCCTATGGCTGGCGTCGCGCCACCCTCTGCTGTCGCAGAATAACGTCACGCTGGCCGATGTAGCACGCGAACCCTACATCATGCTGACGGTGGACGAGGCCAGCAATACTGCACAGCGATACTGGAACCAGACCGCCTATCGGCCGAACACTGTCTTCAGAACCTCATCGGTCGAGGCTGTTCGCTCATTCGTCGCCGGCGGCATGGGCGTGACGATCCTGTCAGACATGGTCTATCGCCCGTGGTCCCTCGACGGCCGCAGGGTCGAGGTTATCTCCTTGGCCGACAAGGTGCCGACGATGGATGTGGGCCTGGCGTGGCCCGCCAACGTGCCGCTGGGCAGCGCCGCGTCGGCGTTCCGCGAATTCATGCATCTTGGCGACGAAGCCTCGTGA
- a CDS encoding hydantoinase B/oxoprolinase family protein, which yields MDKMLNEQLDPVTFEVLKNSFITSVDQMAEQMLRTCYSFVIYNRDFSNGLHDAEGNSVAQGNQDIAVHVGTLHFTCKDVIRAFDGEMMPGDVYAINDPYAGGTHFSDVRLVRPIFDDDTLIGFSQSNGHWSDLGGSVPGSFDVTARDMFREAVRITPVRLFRGGEFCKDVAGLIAANSRDPNSIIGDIHSQAQATQVAEREVLRLVQKYGRRQVLQGMNEVQDYVERAVRQRIAALPDGTWETVDFIDRDPGQGEGMIPIHIKMTIKGDRIHYDFTGSHTTIASIYNSAPGATFSAVVAGMKTFFPDLPLNSGFYRMIDISAPENSVVSAQWPVAVTGFLMPFEKIMNAIFEMWSQIMPERAIACAFNLEYLLAGGRDLRSPEKPMFMFYEWLPGGWGGRNGKDGSDVTTACFGTGLMSQPNEGNERVNPTRTTEFQILRDSAGPGKWRGGAGVQKTSILLDSEDAVMSYICDRERAVVWGVEGGLPSMPHGLTIRRNGESERKWLGSVFSDYPVHPGDEFARPTAGGGGFGDPLERAPEKVRDDVIDDYVSIERAARDYGVVLKQIDADLGEYEVDERATDRLRAEIRAERVQWARMDPEKVAALYNAGEIDMLDAVRRYAVILEWETGELLPKTTAQFRETFERRTVAHWE from the coding sequence ATGGACAAAATGCTCAATGAACAACTTGACCCAGTGACCTTCGAGGTTCTGAAAAACTCCTTCATCACCTCGGTCGATCAAATGGCCGAGCAGATGCTGCGCACATGTTATTCCTTTGTGATCTATAACCGGGACTTTTCGAACGGCCTCCATGACGCCGAGGGAAATTCCGTCGCGCAGGGCAACCAGGACATCGCTGTGCATGTCGGCACCCTGCATTTCACCTGCAAAGACGTGATCCGTGCCTTCGACGGTGAAATGATGCCCGGTGATGTCTATGCAATCAACGATCCCTATGCCGGCGGCACGCATTTCAGCGATGTGCGCCTCGTGCGCCCCATCTTCGACGATGACACCTTGATCGGTTTCTCGCAGTCCAACGGGCATTGGTCGGATCTTGGCGGTTCAGTGCCCGGATCCTTCGATGTCACTGCTCGCGACATGTTTCGCGAAGCGGTCCGGATCACGCCCGTGCGCCTTTTCCGCGGCGGCGAATTCTGCAAAGATGTGGCCGGGCTGATCGCCGCAAACTCGCGTGACCCAAACTCGATTATCGGCGATATTCACTCGCAGGCACAAGCCACCCAAGTGGCTGAGCGCGAAGTCCTGCGGCTGGTGCAAAAATACGGGCGCCGTCAGGTTCTCCAAGGCATGAACGAGGTTCAGGATTACGTCGAGCGCGCCGTCCGTCAACGGATCGCGGCCCTGCCCGACGGCACGTGGGAAACGGTTGATTTCATCGACCGCGATCCCGGCCAAGGCGAAGGCATGATACCGATCCATATCAAGATGACGATCAAGGGCGATCGTATCCACTATGACTTCACCGGAAGTCACACCACCATCGCGTCGATCTACAACTCTGCCCCCGGCGCAACGTTCTCGGCCGTGGTAGCAGGGATGAAGACTTTTTTTCCTGACCTGCCGCTGAACAGTGGGTTCTACCGGATGATCGACATCTCGGCGCCCGAAAACAGTGTCGTAAGTGCTCAATGGCCTGTCGCGGTGACTGGCTTTCTCATGCCTTTCGAGAAGATCATGAACGCCATCTTTGAAATGTGGTCCCAAATCATGCCCGAACGCGCTATCGCCTGTGCGTTCAACCTGGAATATCTGCTGGCGGGGGGGCGCGATCTTCGCTCCCCTGAAAAGCCGATGTTCATGTTCTATGAATGGCTGCCCGGCGGCTGGGGAGGGCGCAATGGCAAGGACGGCTCGGACGTGACGACGGCGTGTTTCGGAACCGGGCTGATGTCGCAGCCCAACGAGGGGAACGAGCGGGTCAATCCTACGCGCACGACAGAATTCCAGATCCTGCGGGACAGTGCGGGCCCGGGAAAGTGGCGTGGAGGGGCAGGTGTGCAGAAAACTTCGATCCTTCTCGATAGCGAGGATGCGGTGATGTCCTATATCTGCGACCGTGAACGCGCTGTCGTCTGGGGGGTCGAAGGCGGTCTACCGTCGATGCCTCATGGCCTGACCATCAGGCGCAACGGCGAAAGCGAACGGAAATGGCTCGGTTCGGTCTTTTCGGATTACCCGGTTCATCCGGGCGACGAATTCGCACGCCCCACGGCCGGCGGCGGCGGCTTCGGCGATCCGCTGGAGCGCGCACCCGAAAAGGTGCGTGACGACGTGATCGACGACTATGTTTCGATCGAGAGGGCGGCACGGGACTACGGCGTCGTTCTCAAACAGATCGATGCCGACCTCGGCGAGTATGAGGTCGACGAGAGGGCCACCGACCGGCTTCGCGCTGAAATCCGAGCCGAACGTGTGCAATGGGCGCGGATGGACCCAGAAAAGGTCGCTGCGCTCTACAATGCGGGCGAGATCGACATGCTCGACGCGGTGCGCCGCTATGCCGTGATCCTGGAATGGGAAACGGGGGAGTTGCTGCCTAAGACGACGGCACAGTTCCGCGAGACATTCGAACGACGCACCGTTGCGCATTGGGAGTGA
- a CDS encoding hydantoinase/oxoprolinase family protein: MANTRVAVDVGGTFTDICIMDEATGRIRIEKTASTPDDPMRAIINGIEQGRIDLSDVSMFSHGTTVATNALITRNLPRAAMVCTEGFRDVVEIRRANKEDLWDTYKDVAKPYIPRRDRLTVRERVSAEGEILSALNEEDAYLVAEVLKKRGVAAIAVCFMNSYVNGTNEQRMHDILKEVMPDVPVSISSQIMPEIFEHERFSTTMANAVVSPVVVDYVSRLADKLADGGYARELLLLHTGGGVMTTRAVRDFAARLAGSGIAAGAIASRFIGNLCGFPNTIGFDMGGTSTDVSVSYQGESRITKDWYIEYGFPIRFPSIEVLTIGAGGGSLAWKDEGGSLRNGPQSAGADPGPACYKNGNTTATNTDANVVLGRLGSTLAGGKITLDFALAEAAVRSTVGAPFEMELHEAAEAIVRVANANMANAVRLLSISRGYDPRDFALCAFGGAGALHGAAVARELSIPTVIVPPNPGVTSALGCLLVDIQHDFSDSFMGAAAETEPADLETAFQRIEDEARAQLKREGVAEKDMMLQRSVEMMYQGQWRSLEVSAPPRITDIEALIAAFHEAHEREYNYALKTSPVSLFRVAVKAVGIVPKAEPAKNEVRPGTPEPIGHRKVWFDGKAHDAAIYDRDRLSAGAAFSGPAIVEQFDSTIVVPPSMNAEVDAYMNILIHTKA; this comes from the coding sequence ATGGCTAACACCCGAGTCGCCGTCGACGTTGGCGGCACCTTTACTGACATCTGTATCATGGACGAGGCGACAGGCCGGATTCGTATTGAGAAGACCGCCTCCACCCCCGATGATCCGATGCGAGCGATCATTAACGGGATCGAGCAGGGTCGCATTGACCTCTCGGATGTCTCGATGTTCTCGCATGGCACTACTGTTGCGACGAATGCGCTGATAACTCGCAATCTTCCGCGGGCTGCGATGGTCTGCACCGAGGGTTTCAGAGATGTCGTCGAAATACGGCGCGCCAACAAGGAAGACTTGTGGGACACCTACAAAGACGTGGCCAAGCCGTATATCCCGCGCCGCGACCGACTGACCGTGCGCGAACGGGTCAGCGCCGAGGGCGAGATCCTGAGCGCGTTGAACGAGGAGGACGCCTATCTGGTGGCCGAGGTGTTGAAAAAGCGCGGCGTGGCGGCGATCGCGGTCTGCTTTATGAACTCCTACGTCAACGGTACCAACGAACAGCGCATGCACGACATCCTCAAGGAGGTGATGCCGGATGTGCCCGTCTCGATCTCTTCGCAGATCATGCCCGAGATTTTCGAGCATGAGCGGTTCTCGACTACGATGGCCAATGCGGTGGTGTCGCCAGTGGTGGTCGACTACGTCTCGCGGCTCGCGGATAAATTGGCAGATGGCGGTTACGCGCGCGAGCTGTTGTTGCTGCACACGGGCGGCGGTGTGATGACGACGCGCGCGGTGCGCGACTTCGCGGCGCGGCTCGCCGGTTCGGGCATCGCGGCGGGCGCGATCGCCAGCCGTTTCATTGGCAATCTCTGCGGGTTCCCCAACACCATTGGCTTCGACATGGGGGGCACGTCTACCGATGTGTCGGTCTCTTACCAGGGCGAGTCTCGGATCACCAAGGATTGGTATATCGAATACGGCTTCCCGATCCGCTTTCCTTCCATCGAGGTGCTCACAATTGGGGCTGGTGGCGGGTCTCTTGCCTGGAAGGACGAGGGCGGGTCGCTGCGCAACGGGCCGCAATCGGCTGGCGCTGATCCGGGGCCTGCCTGCTACAAGAACGGCAATACCACTGCGACTAACACGGATGCGAATGTGGTGCTTGGACGGCTCGGCAGCACGCTTGCTGGTGGCAAGATCACCCTTGATTTTGCGCTCGCTGAAGCTGCGGTGCGCAGCACTGTGGGCGCGCCTTTCGAGATGGAGCTTCACGAGGCCGCCGAGGCGATCGTGCGTGTGGCCAACGCTAACATGGCGAACGCGGTCCGGCTGCTGTCTATCTCGCGCGGTTACGACCCGCGAGACTTCGCGCTGTGTGCTTTCGGAGGGGCCGGGGCATTGCATGGTGCGGCGGTGGCCCGCGAATTGTCGATTCCGACGGTGATCGTGCCCCCCAATCCGGGTGTGACATCGGCGCTCGGCTGTTTGCTTGTCGACATCCAACACGATTTCTCGGACAGTTTCATGGGGGCCGCGGCCGAGACCGAGCCGGCCGACCTGGAGACCGCCTTCCAACGCATCGAGGACGAGGCGCGCGCCCAGCTCAAGCGCGAGGGTGTGGCTGAAAAGGACATGATGCTGCAGCGTTCTGTCGAGATGATGTACCAAGGGCAGTGGCGCTCGCTCGAGGTGTCGGCGCCGCCCCGGATCACCGATATAGAGGCGCTGATCGCGGCGTTCCACGAGGCGCATGAGCGCGAATACAACTACGCTCTGAAAACGTCGCCCGTCTCGTTGTTTCGCGTCGCCGTCAAGGCGGTTGGGATCGTTCCCAAGGCGGAGCCGGCGAAGAACGAGGTGCGCCCTGGTACGCCGGAGCCCATTGGCCATCGCAAGGTGTGGTTCGATGGCAAGGCGCATGACGCAGCCATCTACGACCGTGATCGCCTGAGCGCAGGGGCGGCCTTTTCGGGGCCGGCAATCGTCGAGCAGTTCGACTCGACTATCGTAGTGCCGCCAAGCATGAACGCCGAGGTGGACGCCTACATGAACATTCTAATTCACACGAAGGCTTAA